CTGATCCGCGGCCTTGCTGACAAAAGCCAGTTTCGTACCCGGAGCAAGCTCATCAACGAGGCCCTGCACATTGTCGATGATCTGAACCGGTTCGGCGGTGATGGTCGCATCACTGATATTGATCAATACCCCACGCACAGACCGGCTGACGGCCACCTCCCGGAGTTCCTGCCGAGACGCGAGGATTTCCTCCGCATCCACCGGCCCGACATGAGTCAGGCAGGCCGCGAAATTGGCAGGATCATGCGTGACGGTGAAGGTCATGGAAAAACCTCAAGCATCCAGCGTCCCGGACAGGCGGGCCGAAAACGACATGAATCCGCTCTGGGTAACCACCCCGTCCAAGGCCTGATCATGCCGCTCTGCGGGAATTGTCGCAAGCACCTGGCAGTCAAAGGCCAAACCCACCGCCCGGACTTGCCCGGCCGCGCGCAATGCCGCCAGCGTATAGTCGTAATACCCCTTGCCGAAGCCGAGCCGGTTGCCGGAGCGATCGCAGGCGAGAAGCGGCACCAGCACAAGCCCGGGACGAAACGCGGGCCGGTCGTCGCGAGGCTCCATCACGCCCATGGCCCGGCATTCCAGCGCATCACCGTCAGCCCAGCCGCGAAAAACCAATGGCAGGCCGTGGCCCTGCACAACCGGCAGACACAATGAATGCCCAAGGTCGTTCAGGCGCTTCATGAGAGGACGCGGATCCAGTTCGCTGTCCAACGGCCAATACCCGGCGACGGGTTCTCCGGCAGCCGGCAGCCAGGCTTCGGGAAATGCCCGGGCCAGCTCATCACCAGCCGCAGGCAGCCTTACGGCCGCCATGCGGCGAAGTTCGATCATCCGTGACCGCAGGGCCGGCTTGTCTGCGGGAGAAGTCATGTGGCGGCTCCACTTGCGCCGTCAGAGCGTGTTTATCCCCACAAACCCGACAGTGCAGGTGGGCACCACATGAACGGGACCAGGGTCCCAGACAGAGGCAGTTCCCTCGTGGAGGTGTACGGTCCGCAGGATAGACGCTCCAGTCGTACGCAGCAGATAACCGCCACCCCTTATGTGGAGGTGAAACGCGCCAAGCTCAAGCACCAGCTTCCGCGAGCGAGGCATCAGGCGCAGATGTCCGGTCACCGCCCTGAGGGTCGGCATCATCTGCCTCAAGCGTCGCGGCGAAGTTTTCCATTCTGTCGGCCAGCCGGGCGAGATGCTCAGTCAGCTGCCCCCTCGCCTCGGCCTGCAAGCTTGCGGCGCCGTGGTTCTCGTGACGCAAACGCTGCACCTGGCCTTCCAGTTCCGCGATCTTGCGATCAGATTCCTTGAGATCATCCACCAGGATCAGCGAGGCCATCAGCAACAGTCTCAGATCGCCAATTTGCCCGACCTGGCCGGATATCTCGCTGACACGCTTGTCGAGACTGCCGGCGAGCTCCCGCAGATAGGCTTCCTGCCCTTCTTCACAGCCAATGGTGAAATCGCGACCATTGAGTTTGACCGTCACGCGAGACATGAGCTCACCCTTCCTCGGTCAGGAAGTCGCGCAAATCAGTGATCGCGGTATCCAGCGCGTCGGACGCCGCCTGCGCCGCATCCTGCAACACGGCCTCCCGGCCGCGCGCCTGGTCCAACGCGTCTGCCAGATTGGCGCGATCGACATCCGCGTCCCTTGCCTCGATTGCGGCGGTCTCGGCCCGACGGACCCGTTCGCGCATGGACCGCGCCACACCCTCGACCCGGCTCATCGCTGTATCGAGGCGGGCGACCACGGCCTCAAGGGCATCTTCGGGCATGTCGGCGCGCACGTTCATACGCCCAAAATCGGCTGCGTTGCGCCAAAGTTCAAGTTATTCGTCAACTTCATCCCCTGTGACATTGACTCCAGTGTGATTCATGGCAGTGAAAATGGGCAAAATCGAGATGGTCGCCGACGCCTCGTCTCCGGCGGGACCGATTGACGCCCGGAGCCGCTCGGTCCAAACATTGACCCAGCTCCGACCTCCAACGCACGCAGGCGCGAAACGGCATGTTTTCCTTACCCGATTGGGCATTCTATCCGCTCGCTGCCGCGGTCACTGCCGGCATGGTTGCCGGCGCGATGAGTTTCGGCGACGTCAATCACCGGACAGCGGAAGAAATCCGTGCAGAGGGTACTGTGATCAGCGGTGCTGCATTGTCCGGACTCACCACGGGGAACGGCCTGACAGCTAGTTTTCTGGGAGCCCCCGATACTGATTTCGCCCAAATTAGTGCGGCAAGGGGCCCGCTGGACGGCCTACAGTCGGCCGGTGCGTTTTTTGCGCTTTCCGAGCCAGAATTACGGGCTTTTGAAGGCCATCGCTTGCGTATTACATACCAACTTCGATCAAGCTCTCACCAAGGTGCTCGAAGAGCGCTTCTGAACTTCTTCACGCCGGATCGCGGCCAAGCCTCGTGGGTGGAGGTCGAATTGTCCAGCCACCTCACCGCCGTAGAGTTGGAGATTTACTCTGGCGTTTGCACGTGGCCACAGGCCTACCTAGCTGTATGGCCGGGCTGGGACACCGATGCCAATGCGATCGACCTTGTCTCTGTCCAGATCACGGCGCTGGAGGAGATGGCTTGTGAATAGTCTCGTCTGGGTAGGGGCGCACATCCGGCATCCGAGCAAGAAGGCCATATGAGCTCCACGACATCATCCGCGCGATTGCTCCGGTGGTCACTTTACGTGTGTTTTGAATATTTTTGCGGGCCGCGAGCGTATTCGGCAAGCGACGCATGGCGTCAAATATGGCATGCCAGAACAATCGGAACTGACGGTTTTTGATCGCCCCGAGGGACAGCACCGCTGTCGCGGTCACATGGAAAGGGAGCGTTACCGGCAAGAGCCATCCCGGCATGTTTTTCAGGTAGATGGTCAATCGATTGCGGACGCCATAGTAGGTTGCAAATTCCGACCGGCGACCCGATGAAGCATACCCTACATGGTCGACCGCGGCTCGACGGAGTTGGATCGCGCGTTCACCAAGCAGACGCGCACGAAAAGCTAGATCAACATCCTCGCTATAACAGAATAGGCTTTCATCAAACCCATCGAGCGTTTCGAAGAGCGACCTTCTGATCATTGCAGCCGCGCCACAAGGGCCAAAAACTTCGCCCTCATTAGGTAAAAGCGCGATCGGTCGCAGAAAACCGGATCGGTAGGCCAAACCCGTGGCATGGAAAACATCCCCCACCCCATCGAGCAGATCTGAACTGTCGGAACTATACTGGGTCGATCCGAACAAGCTCACAGCCGGATATCGTTGTATCGCGACTTCTAGCTCAGCCACCCATTCCGGGCGGGCAAACGCATCTGGGTTAAGGAAGGCGAACCAGCCAGATGACGCCAATTTTGCAAGCAGGTTATTACCCGCCGCGAAGCCGAGATTTTCGTCTCGCATGACCAATTTCACACCGTCGGGAAGATCACTTGACAAAATGCGCTCGCCAACCGGAGAACCATTCTCAAGGACAAGGATTTCGCGAGGTTTGCGGCTTTGCGCCTCGAGCGCTCGCATGCAGTTTTCTATCGTCGCGCGGCTTTTGTACGCGACAACTAGAATGGAAATATCGGCAGTTTCGGTCAACAAAGCACCCGGTCAACTTGCTGCACCGCAGCGACTTTCAATTCGCCTCAGAGCGGGTAGCATGGTTTTTCACGGCAGCGAACTTATCTCGCGGAACCTCAACAGATACTGAAATTGGGCGGTTCGCCAATACATGTTGACAGGCTGGAGGCGAAACGCGTGATCGTAATCCTGATTGATGCTATCCTGATTGTGGGACTAGGAACCGTACTTTTCTCGGGGCTCATGTCGACGGCCCGCGCCTTTGCCCTGTTCACAGCGGCGGTCATCATCACCGGCCGCATCCCATTCAATGACGCGCTTGACCGCCTAACCACACCTGCGATCCTGGCCGTAACCAGCTTGGTCATCATCGCCTCCGCCCTGGCTCGTTTACCCGGCTTGAGTCGCGCGGTGTTTGGACGAGCTGGACGCGGCCCGAGACTCACTCTTGCCCGCTTCCTTGGCTCGGCCGCGCTGGCCTCGTCAGTCATTCCCAACACCGCGGTCGTTGCAGCACTGTTGGGGCCGGCAGCGAGACGACCAGATGTTTCTCCGCACCTGTTGCTGCTGCCGCTTTCTTATATGGCGTTGGCTGGCGGCATGTTGACACCCTTCGGAACGTCGGCCAGCCTGATGGTGACTGGTGAAGCCGCCCGTCTCGGCGTCGACTTATCAGTATTCGACTTCGCCCTTCCCGGAGCGACTGTCGCGCTTGTGGTCTTTGCCGCTCTGGTGCTCGCAGCCCCGATCGTGCTCAAGGAGCGCAAAGCTCCGGAGGCCGACACCAGTGGGATTTTCCACATCGAGGCCCGGATCGAGGAAGGCTCTGCCCTGATCAACCAAAGCGTCGCCGCCGCCAGCCTGCGCAAGTTGCACAGTTTCTACCTGGCGGAAATCATTCGGGACAAGCGCGTGATCCGGCCGGTCCACCCGGCCTTTGTGTTGAACCCGGGCGACCGCCTCATTCTGGTCGGCGACGTCTCCCATTTCGATGAGTTGCACGGGATCAACGGCCTGACGCTTGATGCCGCTCCGAAGCGGCAGAATACGGAAGAATTCTTCCACGCCGTGATCAGCGGTCAGAGCCTGCTCGACGGCAAGACACTCAGGGAGGCCGATTTCCGGGCCCGCTTCAACGCATCGGTGATGGCTGTGAGACGTGGTGAAGAACGCCTTTCCGGCAAGCTTGGTGACATCCGACTACGAACTGGCGACGTTCTGATCCTGTCGGCTGGCCCTGACTTCGGTAGTCGTGACAATGTCCGACCGAATCTGCACATCCTTGATATCGAGTCCCCTGGTCAGACCCCGATGCCGACACGGACGGCATGGGCGCTCGGCTTGAGTTTCGTGACCTTTCTCGGCGTTGCCCTGACCCAGGTCATTCCCTTCCACCACGCAGCCCTTGCACTGGCGGCACTGGTGGTTGGATTGAACTGGACCTCTGCACGAGAAGTGCGACGAAATTTCCCCTTCGATCTCGTCATCATCCTGTGGGGAGCCGTCCTGCTTAGCCTGCTTATTACCCAATCAGGCGCGGCCGCCGCGGCGGCCGCCTTCATCGCGGCGCTGACCGGCAACCTTCCGCCCTATGCGGCGTTGGCGATGATCTTTTTTTTCGCGTGGGCGATGACCGAATTATTCTCGAATGCCAGCGCTGCACTGACAGCTCTTCCTGTCGCGCTCGCCACCGCAAGCCAACTCGGCTTGCCACCCGAAGCCTTCGCCTTGGCCACAGCCTTTGGCGCCAGTGCCAGCTTTTTCATGCCCTTCGGCTATCAGACCCATTTGATGGTGATGACGCCAGGGCGCTATCGTCTCAGCGACTTCCTTGGCTTGGGTGGCATCGTGTTTGTCGCTTATGCAACCGGAACCCTGACTGTACTCACCTTCCTCTATCTGTGACCTGGACCCGACCTATGCCCAATCTGGACAACAAAAACGCCATCGCATTCGAGTTCGCCCGCATCTGCTCGCTGGCCTCCGTAAAAATCATGGAGATCTATGAGAGCGACTTCGAGTTCCGGGGGAAGGACGACAAATCGCCCGTAACGGACGCGGACGAGCTGGCTGAAGAAATCATCCTCGCAGAGCTGCAAAAGTCGCTGCCAGGCGTGCCGGTATTGGCCGAGGAAAGCTTCGCCGCGGGTTTGCGCCCCAAGACTGATGGCGCCTTCATCCTCGTCGACCCGGTTGATGGAACAAAGGAGTTCATCAACAAGAATGGCGAGTTCACCGTCAACATTGCTTTGATCGAGAACCGCGCGCCCACCGCCGGGTGTGTCTACGCACCCGCTCGCGAGCAGATATTCGTCGGCGGAACAACCGCATGGGCTGGCCCTCTGAAAGCCGGCCAGTCGGTCGACGCCGACGCGCTGCAGGCCATCACAACGCGTGACCGGCCTGCCGGTGGTATGACGGCCGTTATGAGCCGCTCGCATGCCGACGACAAGACACTCGCATTTGCCGACGCACAGGGCGTGACAGAGAAGGTTTCCGCCGGGTCATCGTTGAAATTCTGCCTTGTGGCGGAAGGCACGGCAGATGTTTACCCGCGCTTCGGCCCTACCAAGGAGTGGGATACGGGCGCCGGTCATGCGGTGCTCAATGCTGCCGGTGGCGCTGTTCTGACACCCGAAGGGACACCCTTCACATATGCCAAGGAAGAGGTTGAATACCTCAACGGGGCATTTGTGGCCTGGGGTCGACGCGGCTGAGCAAGACGTCTGGACCGGGCGGGCGCAATGCCCACCCGGTTCCGATACTCTAACCGAGGCGACCCATTCGCTTGATTTCGGCTATGACCTGGTCGGCCGCTTCTTCGGCGCTGAGATCAGCGGTCTGAATATGCAGCTCCGGTGCCTCAGGAACCTCATAAGGGCTGTCAAATCCGGTAAAATTCTTGATCTCACCCGCTTGGGCTTTCTTGTAGAGCCCCTTCGGATCCCGCTCTATGCAAACTTCGAGCGGTGCATCGATGAAGACTTCGATGAACTCGCCATCATCAACCAGCTCGCGAACCATCTGCCGCTCCGAACGGAAAGGCGAGATGAAGGAGCAAGTCACGATCAATCCTGAGTCCACAAACAGCTTACCGACCTCGCCGATGCGGCGGACATTTTCCACTCGATCCTCGTCGGTGAACCCGAGGTCTCGGTTGAGACCGTGGCGGATATTGTCGCCATCCAGCGAATAGGTGTGGTGGCCCGCCTGGGACAGCTTGCGCTCGACCAGGTTGGCAACGGTGGACTTGCCAGCGCCAGACAGACCTGTGAACCAAAGGATCGCCGGCTTCTGCCCCTTGATCTGGGCTCGGGCCTCCTTCGTCACATCCATCGCGTGGTGATGGATGTTCGAAGCCCGGCGCAGACCGAACTCGATCATGCCGGCCCCGACCGTCTGGTTGGTGAAACGGTCGACCAGGATGAAGGCACCCATGTCACGAATTTTGTGATAGGGATCAAACGCAATCGGGCGTGCCGTCGACAGGTTACAGAAACCGATCCCGTTCATTTCAAGCTTGCGGCTCGGCTTCTTCTCATAGGTGTTCACATCGACCCGGTGCTTCAGCGCCGACACGGTGGCCGGTGTCGTCGCAGTACCGATCTTGAGCAGATAAGAGCGCCCCGGAAGCAAATCATCCTCCGACATCCACAGCAATTCGGCTGCGAACTGGTCGGTCACTTCCGGCCGACCTTCCGCCGACGCGATGACATCGCCGCGAGAGATATCGATTTCATGATTGAGCACGAGTGTCACCGCATCGCCGGCAACAGCCTCGTCGAGATCACCGTCAGCTGTAACGATTCGCTCGACATTGGCAGCCTGGCCTGACTGCGCAACCACAATCGCGTCACCCGGCTGGATGGTTCCGGCGACAATGGTGCCGGAGTAGCCGCGGAAGTTGAGATTGGGCCGATTGACCCACTGGACCGGCATGCGGAATGGCTCGTTCTGGATATCGCTGTCGATATCCAGGCCTTCCAGGTGCTCGATCAGCGTCGGCCCGGTGTACCAGGACATGTCGTCACTGCGCTTGGTGACGTTGTCGCCATAGCGCGCCGACATCGGGATCGGCGTGATCGATTCAAAACCCAACTCGTCGGCGCTCTTGAGATATTCGGCCACAATTTCATGGAAACGGCCGCGCGAGTGCTCGACCAGGTCCATCTTATTGACCGCCAATACGATGTGACGGATGCCCATCATGCGCGCGATATAGGTATGGCGCAGCGTCTGGATGAGCACACCCTTGCGGGCATCAATCATCATGACGGCTACGTCGGCGGTCGAGGCCCCAGTCGCCATGTTGCGCGTGTACTGCTCGTGCCCAGGCGTATCGGCAACAACGAATTTGCGCTTCTCGGTCGAGAAAAAACGATAGGCGACATCAATGGTGATGCCCTGTTCGCGCTCGGCCTCAAGACCGTCGAGAAGCAGGGCGAAATCGATCTCGTCGCCGGCGGTGCCGTGCTTGCGACTGTCACGCTCAAGCACATTGATCTGATCTTCGAACAACAGCTTGCTGTCATAGAGAAGGCGGCCGATCAGCGTCGACTTGCCATCATCAACAGAGCCACAAGTCAGGAAGCGAAGGACGCCCTGACCACCGGACTGGGTGAGACGTTCCATCACGTCCGCGCGGGTGCGTTCGATATTCATCAGAAATAGCCCTCGCGCTTCTTCTTCTCCATCGATCCGGATTCATCGTGATCGATCAGGCGCCCAGACCGCTCGGATGTTCGCGCGGTCAGCATTTCAAGAACGATCTCCTCGAGCGTCTGCGCGCTCGACTCGATGGCGCCAGTCAGCGGGTAGCAGCCCAGCGTCCTGAAACGAACGAGTTTGAGATCGGGTTTTTCGCCATCTTTCATGGGCAGACGCTCATCGTCGACCATGATCAATTGACCGTCGCGCTCCACCACCGGGCGGTGGGCTGCGTAATAGAGGGGCACAATCGGAATGTCCTCCTCCAGGATGTATTGCCAGATATCAAGCTCCGTCCAATTGGACAACGGGAAGACGCGGATCGACTCGCCCTGCTTGATCTTGGTGTTGTAGTTGCTCCACAGCTCGGGCCGCTGGTTCTTCGGGTCCCAGCCGTGATTTGTGTCGCGGAAGGAGAAGATGCGCTCTTTGGCCCGGGACTTTTCCTCATCCCGTCGTGCGCCGCCAAAAGCCGCGTCATACTTGTGCCGCGTCATGGCGCTCCGCAGCGCTTCGGTCTTCATGACCTGGGTATGCAGCTGCGAGCCATGATCGAATGGATTGATGCCCCGGGCGCGCCCATCTTCGTTGATTTCGACCCGGATTTCGAGGCCCAATTCCTCGGCAATCGCATCGCGGAAGGTGATCATTTCCTTGAACTTGAACGTCGAGTCGACGTGCTGCAACGGAAATGGCGGCCGCGACGGGTAGAAGGCTTTCAGCGCCAGATGCAGCATCACGGCCGAGTCTTTGCCGATCGAGTAAAGCATCACCGGATTGTCAAACTCGGCCGCCACCTCCCGCATGATATGCATGCTCTCGGCTTCCAGCGCCTTCAGGTGGGCTGACAACGGGCGCGCTCGCATCTTAGCAGACTTGAAGCGCTCAGCATACTTCGCGACTGTTTCGTTGATCGATGTCATGGCTTTCCAATCGGTAGGCAGGCTAGGCCAAATCCTAGTATTCACTGGCCCAAGCAGAACCGCGTTCTGGGCCGAACTCTGAACAGTACCATTGGAACGTTTTCATCCCGATAGGTCTTCAACCGGTCAACAAGACGAACGTCAGCCTCAGCGCGTCCGCTTCGGCCACAATTGTCAACCCGGTGCGTAGGAAACAGGAGAATCCCACTAGGATACTGTCGTCAAGGCATTCTCATTCTTCGTCCTATGGGAGATCAGTTTAGGCGCCCTGATAAGATATGCGTCGGATAGGCGCAACACCTCTTTGGCGGCGAATGCTTGACGCACGAGGCTCGCCAGCCACTCGTGGCCGCAACCTAAACAATAAAGAGACCTACGCCTTCCAACTGGTAACCGCTGCAATAACCTGATCGATATCGGAATCGGACATATCAGGGTGCATCGGCAACGAAACAACACGGTGGGCAACCGCTTCGGTGACCGGCAATCCGGGCGGGGCGAGCGGATAACCGGCATAGGGCTCATGTAGGTGAAGCGGGATCGGATAGTAGATCGCGCTCGGGACGCCCTGTTCGGCTAGGTGCGCGCGGAATTCGTCGCGATCATCGACCTCGATCGTATATTGCGCCCAGGTCGATTGCGCACCGGCAAGTACATGCGGCGTCTTCACCACATTTCCGAATCCGACCTTGTAGCGGTCCGCAACGCGCTGCCGCATATGGATTTCATCGGCAAAGACAGAGAGCTTAGCCAGCAGGATCGCAGCCTGTAGCGTGTCGAGGCGCGAATTGAGGCCAATACGGGCATACTCATAGCGCTCTGCCCCTTCACCATGCACCCGGACCGACTTCATGATCGCGAAAAGCGTCTCATCTTTGCAAAGGACAGCGCCACCATCACCATATCCGCCAAGCGGCTTGGCCGGATAGAAGCTGACAGTGAGCGCGTCGGCCCAGTTCAGCGACGCCTTGCCGTCCAGCGTGCTGCCATAGGCCTGCGCGCAATCAGAAAGGAGCTTCAGCCCGGCATTGCGGGCGATCGGTGCCAGGGCCGGATAGTTCGCCGGCTGGCCAAACAGGTCGACGGCGATGACGGCTTTCGGCGTCAGCTCACCGGCTTCGCTCACGCTGGCAATCGCTGCGGCAAGGCTGTCCGGGGACATGTTATACGTATCCGGGTCGATATCGACGAAGATCGGCGAGGCCCCGGCGAGCACGACAACTTCCGCCGTCGAGGCGAAGGTGAAGGCGGGCACGAAAACAGCATCGCCCGGACCGATGCCCCAAGCCATCAGCGGTATGAGGATGGCGTCAGTGCCATTGGCGCAGCTCAGGGCGCGCCCCATGCCGGCGAACTCCGCCAGCCGGGTCTCCAGTTCGGTCACTTCCGGCCCGAGAATATAGCGCCCTTCCTCGAGCACTTTCATCACCGCAGTGTCGATCTGGTCCTTCAGGCGTGCGCGCTGGGCTTTCAGGTCGATGAAGGAAATCATGTCAGGCATGGCGTATTCCAGCTGGCTGTGACAGGAGCGCGACCGCGAACACGGATCGCCAGTTGAAGCCGCTATAGACGCGCGCCCGGATCAGACAAAGTCACGAAACATTTCGCTATTCTACCGTTACCGATTTGGCCAGATTGCGCGGCTGGTCGACATCTGTCCCCTTGTGGACGGCCACATAATAGGCAAGCAGCTGCACCGCGACGGCCGAAACGATCGGCGCTGCCATCCCGGTCAGGCGGGGCAGGAGAAGCTGGGCGCTGGTCTCTCCATCGAGTTCGTCAGCCCCGGGCCGGTCGGTAATCGCGATGACACGTGCACCGCGCGCGCGAACTTCCTGGATCGAGGAGCGCGTCTTCGCGAACAAGGCATCATGCGGCGCGATAACAATGACGGCGACATCATCCTCGATCAACGCGATCGGACCATGCTTCAGCTCACCCGCCGCATATCCTTCGGCGTGGATATAGCTGATCTCTTTCAGCTTAAGCGCGCCTTCCAGCGCTAGCGGGAAGAATTCATTGCGGCCGAGATAGAGGACAATGGATGCTTGGGCGAGCTCGGAAGCAAGCCGGTCAATCGCTTGCTCCACTTTTAGGGCGGCCGCCATCAGGCTGGGAACGGCCATCAGATTGGCAATGTGACCAGCCTGCTCTTCAGCGCTCAGGCGGCCACGCTGGGCACCGGCGAGGACCACCAGCGCGGCCAAAGCCGACAGCTGGCAGGTAAATGCCTTGGTGGAGGCAACGCCGATTTCCGGCCCAGCCAGCGTCGGAGCCACAATATCGGCCTCGCGAGCCATGGAAGAATGCGGAGAGTTCACGAGTGCGATCGTGACAATGCCGGCCGCCTTGCACAGGCGAAGCGCTTCGAGTGTATCCGCCGTCTCGCCGGACTGCGAAATGAACAACGCCGCATCGCCCTCCAGAAATGCCGGATTGCGGTAGCGGAACTCGGAGGCAATATCGACCTTAACCGGGAGCCCCGCTATTCCCTCGAACCAGTACTCGGCAATCTGTCCGGCATAGGAAGCGGTTCCGCAACCGATAATATGCAGGCGGGTCATCTTGCTGAAATCCACGCCTTCGCGCGGCCTTACCCGCCCGGAAACGGCATTGACATAGGCCGACAGGGTGCGCCCGACGACTTCAGGCTGCTCGTAGATTTCCTTTTGCATGAAATGGCGATGATTGCCCTTCTCCGCCATTGCCATAGAGGCCGGAGCCGGCACCAGCGGGCGGTCGACGACCTCGCCCATCGCGTTCAGAACTTCGACGCCTGCCGGCCTGACGATCACTGCATCACCCTCGTGCAAATAGATCACCGATCTGGCTTCGCCGGTAATCGCCATGATGTCAGACGCCAGAAAGCTGGCCCCATCCCCGACTGCAGCGACCAGAGGTGCGCCCCTCCGGGCTCCGAGCACGAGGCCAGGCTCGCCTTCAATGATGGCCGCCAGGGCGAACGCCCCCTCCAGCCGCCCGAGCGTGGCAATGAGCGCCGCCTTGGGGTCAGCGCCACCGTCGAGTTCACGGTCCAGCAGCTGAGCCACAACCTCGGTATCGGTCTCGCTGGCGAAACGGCGCCCGCAAGCCACAAGTTCGGCGCGCAAGGATTTGTAGTTTTCTATAATGCCATTGTGGACCAGACAAACACGTCCGGCCTGATGCGGATGCGCATTCGCTTCGGTCGGCGCGCCATGTGTGGCCCAACGCGTGTGTGCGATACCCGTCGAGCCGCTGACCTCCGGCCTCATCACTGTTTCCAACGCCGACACCTTGCCAGGCGCCCTTGCGCGCCGCAGCCGACCATCACTGCAATGGACGCCCAAACCGGCGGAATCATAGCCGCGGTATTCGAGCCTTCGTAGGCCCTCGATCAGGACCGTTTCAGCGTTTGCCCGCCCTGCCACACCGACTATGCCGCACATGATATCTCCAGTCTGGATTGGTTCTCGCCGATCAGCTCGGTCCGGTCGTTTCTCACAGTAATGTATGGGCTTTGAAACGCGCGCTCAATCGCTGCCCCCAACCGTCTGGAGAGAATCGGGTCGCCGCGATTTCGGCAATGCTGGCACGGCGTTGCGCATCACGCGGCGCCGCCAGCAACGCTTTCAGCGTTCTTCCGGCCATGGCGATGTTAGGTTCGGCCCAACGGCCACGGCGGCCATAAACCCCCGACGCGTCATGCACCGGAACGAGATGGCTGTCGATCACGTGCGTGCCAGGCAGGTCGCAAAAATCTGCATTCCCCGACCAGCCGGTCATCATGACATCGACTCCCGCCAGCAGGGACTTCACCAGCATGAAGCCGAACCCTTCACTGCGATGCGGCGAGAGATAGACATCAGCCGCCGCGATCAAGCTGTTCATTTCCGCGCCGTCGAGCGTGCCGGTCAGGAGACGGATGCGGGAGTCGCCGCCGATCCGTGCCATCAACTCATGGCGACTGGCACCATCCCAGCTTGAGTTGGAGACCTTCAGAACGAGGCACGCATCAGTGCACTCACCGAGGGCAGTTCTAAAAATTTCAATGGCTGCAGCCGGGTTCTTGCGAGACATGGATGATCGCGCGTCGAAGGCACAGAACACGATCCGCTCACCATTGGGAGCCAGCTGGCGCCGCCAGCGACCGCCATCGGCGGCGGCGAACGGCTCGGCTTCGAGCGCATAAGGAACGCACCATACATCCGCACCCGGCGCGCCGGCCCGTATGGCATCGGCCGTGAAATTGCTCGGCGCCCATATTTCGTTGAAGTAGCTGACCTCGCGTTGCCAGTCTGACGGCATGCGCTCCAGCTCCCACGCCCACATGCCGACCCGATAGCGATGCCGCAACCGTTC
The window above is part of the Maricaulis maris MCS10 genome. Proteins encoded here:
- a CDS encoding glycosyltransferase, with amino-acid sequence MLASIRKVAATRTGQPTVVGIFRAASGIGSGARVIFRALRANGYSPALIDLTDRLAPDQPHFDWSPGGALPDDDGRGPVILHLNPPEVPFALSMLGAERLRHRYRVGMWAWELERMPSDWQREVSYFNEIWAPSNFTADAIRAGAPGADVWCVPYALEAEPFAAADGGRWRRQLAPNGERIVFCAFDARSSMSRKNPAAAIEIFRTALGECTDACLVLKVSNSSWDGASRHELMARIGGDSRIRLLTGTLDGAEMNSLIAAADVYLSPHRSEGFGFMLVKSLLAGVDVMMTGWSGNADFCDLPGTHVIDSHLVPVHDASGVYGRRGRWAEPNIAMAGRTLKALLAAPRDAQRRASIAEIAATRFSPDGWGQRLSARFKAHTLL